From the genome of Methylocystis bryophila, one region includes:
- the modC gene encoding molybdenum ABC transporter ATP-binding protein: MSAGHTIRAEFRNALGKFTLDAAFETPAKGVTALFGPSGCGKTTVIRCVAGLTRVKDGYCRIDGEIWQDRDGVFLPTHKRPLGYVFQEASLFPHLSVRRNLLFGAPKEKSKDRPQIDFDEVVDLLGLRRLLERSPTNLSGGERQRVGIGRALLTQPKLLLMDEPLSALDRKTKNEILPFIEKLRDHFAVPIFYITHDITEVERLADQVVLLEKGHVVMAGPLAELQSNPDSPLASSREAAVSLRGSVVSFDPHYGLLNLSIPGGLLIAPSPPAEIGETRRIRILASDVSLACESPGPSSILNVLPAKVVTMKPLDPYETLVVLALGEKGEGARLLARMSRKSCETLGLSKNLSVFAQVKYVALAAGGDED, from the coding sequence ATGAGCGCCGGCCACACGATCCGCGCCGAATTCCGCAATGCGCTCGGCAAGTTTACGCTCGACGCCGCCTTCGAGACGCCCGCCAAGGGCGTCACAGCCCTGTTCGGCCCCTCCGGCTGCGGCAAGACCACAGTGATCCGATGCGTCGCCGGTCTTACCCGGGTCAAAGACGGCTATTGCCGCATCGACGGCGAGATCTGGCAGGACCGGGACGGCGTCTTCTTGCCCACGCATAAGCGCCCCTTGGGCTATGTGTTCCAGGAAGCGAGCTTGTTTCCGCACTTATCCGTGCGCAGAAATCTGCTCTTTGGCGCACCCAAGGAAAAGTCGAAGGATCGGCCACAGATCGACTTCGACGAGGTGGTCGATCTCTTGGGCCTGCGCCGGCTGCTCGAGCGTTCGCCGACCAATCTTTCCGGAGGCGAGCGCCAGCGCGTCGGCATCGGCCGAGCGCTGCTGACGCAGCCGAAGCTCTTGCTGATGGACGAACCCCTCTCGGCCCTCGACCGCAAGACCAAGAACGAGATCCTGCCCTTCATCGAGAAGCTGCGCGACCATTTCGCCGTGCCGATTTTTTACATCACGCACGACATCACCGAGGTCGAACGGCTCGCGGATCAGGTGGTCCTCCTGGAAAAGGGACATGTCGTCATGGCGGGGCCGCTCGCCGAATTGCAGAGCAATCCAGACTCGCCGCTCGCTTCGTCGCGAGAGGCGGCGGTCAGCCTTCGCGGCTCGGTCGTCTCATTCGATCCGCATTACGGTTTGCTCAATCTCTCGATCCCCGGCGGTCTTCTCATCGCGCCGTCTCCGCCGGCCGAAATCGGCGAGACCCGGCGCATCCGCATTCTCGCCAGCGACGTCAGTCTCGCCTGCGAAAGTCCAGGCCCCAGCTCCATTCTCAATGTTTTGCCCGCGAAGGTCGTGACGATGAAGCCGCTCGATCCCTATGAGACGCTCGTCGTCCTGGCGCTTGGCGAAAAGGGCGAAGGCGCCCGCCTCTTGGCGCGCATGAGCCGCAAATCATGTGAGACGCTCGGCCTTTCGAAAAATCTCAGCGTCTTCGCGCAAGTGAAGTATGTCGCGCTCGCCGCTGGCGGCGACGAGGACTAG
- a CDS encoding lactonase family protein translates to MSRISLVRAALLASLCSFSFATHAAAEELGAGVVYTASNGLNGNAIIAFQRARNGLLTPLGSTPTGGAGTGAGLGNGRGVVLSADDQWLLVVNAGSNDFTLFRTNERGLVALTKVPSQGKTPVSIAINGDLIYVLNTGSDSIAGFRLDEQTGSVAPLSNSVRPLSGANVGGAEIAFSPDGKNLVVTEKTTNRITIYGVEPTGLPSATPKIYSSQGQTPFGFAFDRERTLLVTNAAGGASNASSVSSYRLARDGSLSVDQGSVATNQTAACWIAVTPGGRHAYTANTPAGSVSAFEVGARGDLILANGVAASAGSSSKPIDLAVDEEGRFLYVLDSGWQKINAYSIATDGSLTPLASAYGGLPASANGLAVR, encoded by the coding sequence ATGTCTCGAATATCTCTCGTGCGGGCGGCTCTGCTCGCAAGCTTATGCTCGTTTTCGTTCGCGACGCACGCCGCCGCGGAGGAGCTTGGGGCCGGCGTCGTCTACACCGCGAGCAACGGGCTGAACGGCAATGCGATCATCGCCTTTCAACGCGCGCGGAACGGCTTGCTCACGCCACTGGGCTCAACCCCCACGGGCGGCGCCGGGACCGGCGCGGGTCTGGGCAATGGGCGCGGCGTCGTCTTGAGCGCGGATGACCAATGGCTGCTCGTCGTGAACGCCGGCAGCAATGATTTCACCTTATTCCGAACGAACGAGCGCGGGCTCGTCGCGCTGACCAAGGTTCCAAGCCAGGGCAAGACCCCGGTGAGCATCGCGATCAACGGCGACCTGATCTATGTTCTCAATACTGGCAGCGACAGCATCGCCGGCTTTCGCCTCGACGAGCAGACTGGAAGCGTGGCGCCCTTGTCCAATTCGGTTCGACCGCTGAGCGGCGCGAATGTCGGGGGCGCCGAGATCGCTTTCAGCCCGGACGGAAAGAATCTCGTCGTGACCGAAAAGACCACCAATCGCATCACGATTTATGGCGTGGAGCCGACCGGCCTGCCCTCCGCAACGCCAAAAATCTATTCGTCGCAAGGGCAGACCCCCTTCGGTTTCGCCTTCGATCGTGAGCGAACGTTGCTTGTCACAAACGCAGCGGGCGGCGCCTCAAATGCGAGTTCGGTGAGCTCCTATCGTCTTGCGCGCGACGGATCGCTGAGCGTCGACCAGGGTTCCGTCGCGACGAATCAGACGGCCGCCTGCTGGATCGCCGTGACCCCGGGAGGCCGCCATGCCTACACTGCAAACACTCCTGCGGGGAGCGTCAGCGCTTTCGAAGTCGGCGCAAGGGGAGATTTGATCCTTGCGAATGGAGTCGCCGCCAGCGCGGGCTCGAGCTCCAAGCCCATCGACCTCGCAGTCGATGAGGAAGGGCGCTTTCTCTATGTTCTGGACTCGGGCTGGCAAAAGATCAACGCGTACAGCATCGCCACGGACGGCTCGCTCACTCCCCTAGCCTCGGCCTACGGCGGGCTGCCCGCTAGCGCGAACGGCCTCGCCGTGCGCTGA
- a CDS encoding RelA/SpoT family protein: MMRQYELVERVRKYNPAVDEDMLNRAYVYAMRAHGSQKRASGDPYFSHPLEVAAILTDLKLDDATIVAAVLHDTIEDTDATREEIERLFGPQIGRLVDGLTKIDKLDLVSKQARQGENFRKLLLAVAEDVRVLLVKLADRLHNMRTLHFVPPEKRARIAQETLDIYAPLAGRIGMQRLREELESLAFRHLTPEAYLAIETRLEELRAENGRIIRRVEDELKQEFAKRGIEAAVTGRQKTPYSVWRKMERKSISFEQLSDIFGFRIVVGTVAECYAALGVVHTKWPAVPGRFKDYISTPKQNDYRSIHTTVVGPGQQRVELQIRTAEMHEIARYGIAAHTLYKDLNGAEGGVDLAQESGAYRWLQETMELLAHGDSPEEFLEHTRLELFRDQVFCFTPKGKLIALPRGATPIDFAYAVHTRLGDSAVGSKINGRVAPVLSELQNGDEVEILRSADHTPPAAWEAAVATGKARAAIRRATRDAVRRQYSGLGRQIIERAFERANRAFSLDRLKGVLPRLARGSVEDVLAAVGRGEIYSGDVVKALYPDFTEDRKTAKGPGKPGWLDAKDAASLKFQSPGASEKDGDSAIPIRGLHGGTPVRFAEGGGAVPGDRIVGILTPGEGVTIYPIQSPSLTRYDDQPELWLDVRWDVEPGSKALFPARVVVTVVNEPGALGALATLIGGTGANIDNIAFTAHSPDFREMTFDLEVSDLKHLSGIITRLRASPLVSKVERMVG; the protein is encoded by the coding sequence ATGATGCGTCAATATGAGCTCGTCGAGCGGGTTCGCAAATATAATCCCGCCGTCGACGAGGACATGCTCAATCGCGCTTATGTTTATGCGATGCGCGCGCATGGCTCGCAAAAGCGCGCGTCGGGCGATCCCTATTTCTCGCATCCGCTCGAAGTCGCGGCGATCCTGACCGATCTCAAGCTCGACGATGCGACGATCGTCGCCGCCGTTCTGCACGACACGATCGAGGACACGGACGCGACGCGCGAGGAGATCGAACGCCTCTTCGGGCCTCAGATCGGCCGGCTCGTCGACGGTCTCACGAAAATCGACAAGCTCGATCTCGTCTCCAAACAGGCGCGTCAGGGCGAGAATTTCCGCAAGCTGCTGCTCGCGGTCGCCGAGGACGTGCGGGTGCTGCTCGTCAAGCTCGCCGACCGGCTGCACAACATGCGCACGCTGCATTTCGTGCCGCCCGAAAAGCGCGCGCGCATTGCGCAGGAGACGCTCGACATCTATGCCCCTCTCGCTGGCCGCATCGGCATGCAGCGCCTGCGCGAGGAGCTCGAGAGCCTTGCCTTCCGCCATCTGACGCCAGAGGCTTATCTTGCGATCGAGACGCGGCTCGAGGAGCTGCGCGCCGAGAATGGCCGCATCATTCGACGCGTCGAGGATGAGCTCAAGCAGGAGTTCGCCAAGCGGGGCATCGAGGCCGCCGTCACGGGACGTCAAAAGACACCCTATTCGGTTTGGCGCAAGATGGAGCGCAAATCGATTTCCTTCGAGCAGCTCTCCGACATTTTCGGATTCCGGATCGTCGTCGGGACGGTCGCGGAATGCTATGCGGCGCTCGGAGTCGTTCACACCAAATGGCCGGCCGTTCCCGGGCGTTTCAAGGACTATATCTCGACGCCCAAGCAGAACGACTATCGCTCCATCCATACGACCGTTGTGGGTCCGGGGCAGCAGCGCGTCGAGCTGCAGATTCGCACCGCGGAGATGCATGAGATCGCGCGTTACGGCATCGCCGCCCATACGCTCTACAAGGACCTGAACGGCGCCGAGGGGGGCGTGGATCTTGCCCAGGAGAGCGGAGCCTATCGCTGGCTCCAGGAAACGATGGAGCTCCTTGCGCATGGCGACAGTCCCGAGGAGTTTCTAGAGCATACCCGTCTCGAGCTTTTTCGCGATCAGGTCTTCTGCTTCACGCCCAAGGGAAAGCTCATCGCATTGCCGCGCGGCGCGACGCCGATTGATTTCGCCTATGCGGTGCACACGCGGCTCGGCGACAGCGCCGTAGGCTCCAAGATCAACGGCCGCGTCGCGCCCGTGCTCTCCGAGCTCCAGAACGGCGACGAGGTGGAGATCTTGCGCAGCGCCGATCACACGCCGCCGGCCGCCTGGGAAGCGGCGGTGGCGACCGGCAAGGCGCGGGCGGCGATCAGGCGCGCGACGCGCGACGCCGTGCGTCGGCAATATTCCGGATTGGGACGTCAGATCATCGAACGCGCCTTTGAGCGGGCGAACCGCGCCTTCAGTCTCGATCGGCTGAAGGGCGTCCTGCCTCGCCTCGCCCGGGGCAGCGTCGAGGATGTGCTCGCGGCCGTCGGGCGCGGCGAAATCTATTCGGGCGATGTGGTCAAGGCGCTCTATCCAGATTTCACGGAGGATCGCAAAACGGCGAAAGGGCCGGGGAAACCCGGCTGGCTCGACGCCAAAGACGCCGCAAGCCTCAAGTTCCAATCGCCGGGCGCGAGCGAGAAAGACGGAGATTCGGCGATCCCGATCCGCGGCTTGCATGGCGGCACGCCGGTGCGCTTCGCCGAGGGCGGCGGCGCCGTGCCAGGGGATCGCATCGTCGGCATTTTGACGCCCGGCGAGGGCGTGACGATCTATCCGATCCAGTCGCCCTCGCTCACCCGCTACGACGACCAGCCGGAATTGTGGCTCGACGTGCGCTGGGATGTGGAGCCGGGCTCCAAGGCGCTTTTTCCGGCTCGCGTCGTCGTCACTGTCGTGAATGAGCCCGGCGCGCTCGGCGCGCTCGCCACGTTGATCGGAGGAACGGGCGCCAACATCGACAACATCGCCTTCACCGCGCATTCGCCGGATTTTCGCGAGATGACCTTCGATCTTGAGGTCTCGGACTTGAAGCATCTGAGCGGGATCATCACGCGTCTCAGAGCGAGCCCCTTGGTGAGCAAGGTCGAGCGCATGGTGGGGTAG
- the rpoZ gene encoding DNA-directed RNA polymerase subunit omega: MARVTVEDCVDKIENRFDLVLLAAHRARLISSGQPILVDRDKDKNPVVALREIADSELAPKDLEEDFIHSLQRHVEVDEPETELVPVLSAVEGVDSPAEAEFDRMTEEDLLRGLEGLVPPAEVEDEAE, translated from the coding sequence ATGGCCCGCGTCACCGTCGAGGATTGCGTCGACAAGATCGAAAACCGCTTCGACCTCGTTCTGCTCGCCGCGCATCGCGCCCGCCTCATTTCCTCCGGGCAGCCGATCCTCGTCGATCGAGACAAGGACAAGAATCCGGTCGTCGCCTTGCGTGAGATCGCCGATTCCGAGCTCGCGCCCAAGGATCTCGAGGAGGACTTCATCCACTCGCTGCAGCGTCACGTCGAGGTCGACGAGCCCGAGACCGAGCTCGTTCCGGTGCTCTCGGCGGTCGAGGGCGTCGACTCCCCGGCCGAAGCCGAGTTCGACCGAATGACCGAGGAAGACCTGCTGCGCGGGCTCGAGGGCCTGGTTCCTCCCGCCGAGGTCGAGGACGAGGCGGAGTAA
- a CDS encoding DJ-1/PfpI family protein, protein MSKSAVFMSFGRCDENGTIRLGKLAFRCNRGAQNMNQKTIQYQIPSYEGFAEGLSPPGTKTFRVGIIIGPGFLPMDMVGIHAVFGFCPGTEIHLLWKSLDLVEGFPSWWTRPTTTFDNCPDHFDVLAIPMLAPETTNDPELIAFVAEQGRKARYVIGVCNGVVALGAAGLLKGKRVTTSINSLPLLTQLGAAEVVTTGGVVVDGNIYTARPSIGGFEAALMVADRALGHQSAQMANLIVEYDPHPPLGPGTVENAGKEITDRYAGLIAGVIHEYSRGAIPAYEKWR, encoded by the coding sequence ATGTCCAAATCTGCGGTTTTTATGTCCTTTGGGAGATGTGATGAGAATGGCACTATCCGCCTAGGCAAACTTGCCTTCAGATGTAACCGCGGAGCACAAAATATGAATCAAAAGACCATTCAATACCAAATTCCCTCCTACGAGGGATTCGCTGAAGGACTATCTCCCCCGGGAACGAAAACATTTCGCGTCGGAATCATTATTGGGCCAGGCTTCCTACCAATGGACATGGTCGGCATCCATGCCGTATTTGGGTTCTGCCCCGGGACAGAGATTCACTTGCTTTGGAAGTCTCTCGATCTAGTAGAAGGCTTCCCCTCTTGGTGGACAAGGCCGACGACAACCTTCGACAACTGTCCAGATCACTTCGACGTTCTGGCTATTCCCATGCTGGCGCCGGAAACCACTAACGATCCTGAACTTATCGCCTTTGTGGCCGAGCAAGGACGCAAAGCAAGATACGTGATCGGGGTCTGCAACGGCGTCGTGGCGCTCGGCGCGGCTGGCCTGCTGAAGGGAAAGCGTGTGACGACGAGCATAAACTCCCTCCCGCTTCTCACTCAGCTCGGCGCGGCCGAAGTCGTTACGACGGGGGGCGTCGTCGTCGACGGAAATATTTATACTGCGAGGCCGAGCATCGGTGGTTTCGAAGCCGCGCTGATGGTCGCGGATCGCGCCCTCGGCCATCAATCTGCTCAAATGGCGAATTTGATCGTCGAATATGATCCGCATCCGCCGCTTGGTCCCGGCACCGTCGAAAATGCTGGAAAGGAAATCACGGATCGATATGCGGGTTTGATCGCTGGCGTCATCCACGAGTACAGCCGTGGGGCGATCCCCGCTTACGAAAAGTGGCGATAA
- a CDS encoding GlxA family transcriptional regulator: MQHKVTFLVHPKFESLDLSGPCSAFNLVNEFYDSRYAINVVSAEGGEIIDRAGIIINSKKFADVAENETILVVGGPAAHLLELDPATKNLLAEYASPTNRVASVCTGAFLLASAGLLDDRRATTHWRYAGILQSRYPRVQVDADRIFIKDGNVWTSAGLTAGIDLALALIENDCGSDIAKGVARDMVVYHRRLGGQSQYSTMLEIMPTSHRVREALCYARAHLDKPLSVETLADAAGVGLRQFSRIFINATGTTPAKAVERLRLEAARPKIEEGSEPIERIAQAVGFGSADTMCRSFVKACGRTPQELRRSARKHPGSNPSTGSSGQDA; this comes from the coding sequence ATGCAACATAAGGTCACATTTCTTGTGCATCCGAAGTTCGAGTCGCTCGATTTGAGCGGCCCGTGCTCTGCGTTCAATCTGGTAAATGAGTTTTACGATAGTCGTTACGCTATAAATGTAGTGTCTGCCGAAGGCGGAGAAATAATAGATAGAGCTGGTATAATCATCAACTCTAAAAAATTTGCGGACGTTGCCGAAAATGAAACAATTCTAGTGGTTGGAGGACCCGCCGCCCATCTCCTCGAATTGGATCCGGCAACCAAGAACCTTCTCGCGGAATATGCTTCTCCCACCAATCGGGTCGCGAGCGTTTGCACGGGAGCTTTTCTCTTAGCGTCGGCGGGCTTGCTCGACGATCGGCGAGCGACGACTCATTGGCGCTATGCGGGAATCCTTCAAAGCCGATATCCTCGCGTGCAAGTGGACGCAGACCGCATTTTTATCAAGGATGGCAACGTCTGGACGTCGGCAGGATTAACAGCGGGTATCGATCTTGCACTGGCCCTGATCGAAAATGATTGCGGTTCCGATATCGCAAAAGGCGTGGCGAGAGATATGGTCGTCTACCATCGTAGACTGGGCGGTCAGTCTCAATATTCCACAATGTTGGAAATCATGCCCACCTCGCATCGTGTCAGAGAAGCTCTCTGCTACGCTCGCGCTCATTTGGACAAGCCCCTGTCCGTCGAAACTCTTGCAGATGCTGCGGGTGTTGGGCTGCGCCAATTCAGCCGGATTTTCATAAATGCGACGGGAACCACGCCCGCCAAGGCCGTCGAGCGGCTTCGATTGGAGGCCGCGCGTCCGAAGATCGAGGAAGGATCGGAGCCGATCGAACGGATCGCGCAAGCCGTGGGCTTTGGGTCGGCGGATACAATGTGCCGAAGTTTCGTCAAAGCCTGCGGCCGCACGCCGCAAGAGTTGCGCCGGTCAGCCCGCAAGCATCCTGGCTCTAATCCCTCGACGGGCTCGAGCGGGCAGGACGCGTGA